One Paenarthrobacter aurescens TC1 DNA window includes the following coding sequences:
- a CDS encoding putative sulfite oxidase (identified by match to protein family HMM PF00174; match to protein family HMM PF03404), producing MSKHHVKQRASKAANPGQPTQGPLTHEELQLSGRNHSMPLEALHDDITPAGLHYLLIHFDIPHVSAETWRLRLSGAVNRSLELSLEDIKARPAVTMPVTLECAGNGRSLLQPRPVSQPWVLGAVGTAEWTGTPLAPLLEEAGLASDAVELVFTGADNGIQGGVEEPYARSLSVAEAMHPEVMLVYAMNGNPLPKQHGFPLRLLVPGWYGMASVKWLTSIEAVTSRFMGFQQAVAYHYLQGPDGPGIPVSHIRVRSLMIPPGIPDFYTRRRVVDAGPVMLHGRAWSGHGDVERVEVGIDGEWMPAHVDPPLGDFAWRRWSMVWVASPGEHVLRCRAMDTSGALQPTEQVWNYQGIGNNMAQVVEVTVR from the coding sequence ATGTCCAAGCACCATGTCAAACAAAGAGCATCGAAAGCCGCCAACCCCGGGCAGCCAACCCAAGGTCCGCTCACGCACGAGGAATTGCAACTCTCCGGGCGGAACCACTCCATGCCCCTTGAGGCCCTACACGACGACATCACGCCGGCCGGGCTGCATTACCTGCTGATTCACTTCGATATCCCTCACGTTTCCGCTGAGACATGGCGGTTGCGGCTCAGTGGCGCGGTTAATCGAAGCCTCGAGCTGAGCCTTGAGGACATCAAAGCCCGGCCCGCCGTCACCATGCCCGTCACCCTGGAATGCGCAGGAAACGGCAGGTCACTTTTGCAGCCCCGCCCTGTCAGCCAACCCTGGGTTCTCGGCGCGGTGGGCACGGCGGAGTGGACCGGAACCCCGCTCGCACCCTTGCTGGAGGAAGCCGGATTGGCGAGTGACGCCGTCGAACTTGTCTTTACCGGTGCCGACAACGGCATTCAGGGCGGCGTCGAAGAGCCTTACGCGCGCAGCCTTTCGGTGGCGGAAGCGATGCATCCCGAAGTCATGCTGGTCTACGCCATGAACGGCAACCCGCTGCCCAAACAGCACGGCTTCCCCTTACGGCTCCTGGTCCCAGGTTGGTATGGCATGGCCAGTGTGAAGTGGTTGACGTCGATCGAAGCTGTGACGTCGCGGTTCATGGGTTTCCAGCAGGCCGTCGCGTACCACTACCTCCAAGGTCCAGACGGGCCAGGCATACCCGTGTCCCATATTCGCGTCCGCTCCCTGATGATTCCGCCCGGCATTCCGGACTTCTACACCCGGCGACGCGTAGTGGATGCCGGTCCCGTGATGCTGCACGGGCGCGCATGGTCCGGGCACGGCGACGTTGAACGTGTCGAAGTGGGGATCGACGGCGAGTGGATGCCCGCGCATGTGGATCCGCCGTTGGGTGATTTCGCGTGGCGGCGGTGGTCCATGGTGTGGGTCGCCAGCCCCGGCGAGCACGTGCTGCGGTGCCGGGCGATGGATACGTCCGGCGCCCTGCAGCCCACTGAACAGGTGTGGAACTACCAGGGCATCGGAAACAACATGGCGCAAGTGGTTGAGGTGACGGTGCGGTAG
- a CDS encoding putative short-chain dehydrogenase (identified by match to protein family HMM PF00106), with the protein MNNQVLIIGASRGLGLDLAKSFIQHGSAVIGVHSGASAPPSVEGMTWMECDLAESGGRRQTVESLDVIPSRIIFAAAFDPRSDHPASGERDGVTQSLLVNGAGGYDILRLLIEKSDSPLSIAVVGSEAIYTPDAGSAGYAAGKAALKVLTGALTDLCRTRGGAVFEVIFGALNSEQRREEFAAASVKYKVGIEELVSRTLARANPESRIRRFIEPSECARLVSCGFDLGDIANGASFRLDGGSGGAFR; encoded by the coding sequence ATGAATAACCAGGTTCTTATCATCGGTGCTTCCCGCGGTTTGGGCCTGGACCTGGCCAAGTCATTCATTCAGCACGGCAGTGCCGTCATTGGCGTGCATTCGGGCGCGTCCGCGCCTCCGTCCGTTGAGGGCATGACATGGATGGAATGTGACCTCGCGGAGAGCGGAGGGCGTCGGCAGACAGTTGAGTCCCTTGATGTGATCCCCTCCAGGATCATCTTTGCTGCAGCTTTCGACCCCAGGTCGGACCACCCTGCTTCAGGCGAACGGGATGGTGTTACTCAGTCGCTCTTGGTCAATGGTGCTGGCGGCTACGACATTCTCAGGCTCTTGATTGAAAAGTCGGACAGTCCTCTATCCATCGCTGTCGTTGGATCGGAAGCGATCTACACGCCGGATGCAGGTTCTGCTGGTTATGCTGCGGGCAAAGCCGCACTCAAAGTTCTTACAGGAGCCCTCACCGACCTGTGCCGGACCCGCGGAGGAGCTGTCTTCGAAGTGATCTTCGGTGCGCTGAACAGCGAACAGCGTAGGGAGGAGTTCGCTGCCGCGTCAGTCAAGTACAAGGTAGGAATTGAGGAGCTCGTTTCACGAACGTTGGCGCGGGCCAACCCGGAGTCCAGGATCAGAAGGTTCATTGAACCATCGGAATGCGCCCGATTGGTTTCCTGCGGCTTCGACTTGGGCGATATTGCCAATGGTGCCTCATTCCGACTGGATGGAGGTTCCGGCGGTGCCTTCCGCTGA
- a CDS encoding 2,5-diketo-D-gluconate reductase (identified by match to protein family HMM PF00248) produces MSQHSAGTALPAITLGTGLRPPTDVYRLVGWALDMGYRSFDTAALYGTEAAIGRAIRDSGIDRRELFITVKVRGNEYGSRARVHQAIERSLEALGTSFADMVVPHWPLPMVRALPSTFAQMLDARSEGLVRGVGLSNASSAMVRAVRTETGEWPVVNQLHLSPIVGQTDFTRFAETVPVGIQAYRVLESGSGLMQTRLISELSQQYGCSPAQLLIGWQLGLGHRVVLGASTLEQLRANLDSRPLELAPADSQRLARLDRFSLAKPDPVTHFEL; encoded by the coding sequence TTGAGCCAGCACTCGGCAGGCACAGCCCTTCCAGCTATAACCCTGGGCACCGGATTACGCCCGCCCACAGATGTCTACCGTTTGGTTGGCTGGGCACTCGACATGGGCTACCGTTCCTTCGACACGGCCGCGCTGTACGGTACGGAGGCCGCGATTGGACGTGCCATTCGCGATTCCGGCATCGATCGGCGCGAGTTGTTCATCACGGTGAAAGTGCGTGGGAATGAGTACGGGAGCCGGGCGCGCGTTCATCAGGCAATCGAACGGAGTCTCGAGGCCCTCGGCACGAGCTTCGCTGACATGGTTGTTCCACACTGGCCCCTGCCCATGGTCAGGGCGTTGCCCTCCACTTTCGCGCAGATGCTGGACGCCCGCTCAGAGGGGCTGGTTCGCGGCGTTGGACTGAGCAATGCTTCCTCAGCGATGGTCCGCGCCGTAAGAACGGAGACCGGCGAGTGGCCGGTTGTGAACCAGCTGCATCTCTCGCCCATCGTTGGGCAGACGGACTTCACCCGCTTTGCTGAGACGGTCCCGGTCGGGATCCAGGCATACCGCGTCCTGGAATCAGGTTCAGGGCTCATGCAGACTCGCCTCATTTCGGAGCTTTCCCAGCAGTACGGCTGTTCACCCGCCCAGTTGCTGATCGGATGGCAACTCGGCCTAGGGCACAGAGTGGTGCTCGGAGCCAGCACCCTGGAGCAACTGCGTGCCAACCTTGACTCCCGGCCACTGGAGCTAGCGCCCGCTGACAGCCAGCGGCTGGCCCGGTTGGACCGGTTCTCTCTGGCTAAACCGGATCCAGTGACTCACTTTGAACTGTAA
- a CDS encoding hypothetical protein (identified by Glimmer2; putative), producing MATAYGLDPFALPDRQTIAERMRQLYALRDVRTGSRIGSDSEIADVLAINNVVESWFLAMREVQRDADLAELQDVRDLFYSNAKDDLAFIHWLDRAAPVTPTMDAARRTLRDQLQQKMVNDAASPASSPRRTAAIIAEIRNQQRKLVTSLVSGSGADDPSVTYRQLLATLDSSLTRKRLVEAWSRIAREHAGDLQRALKTDRHQTKLPDLQLREVLAQFHEAALQDVEHLRAGVGPSADLYADVPYVLQQKIRGVRSSLFSVEEAFRIAQHIVAVTAGVSLTVEPAGSDVWFASLSTAAMPLARIRVEFAGTSRRFRQNYTQPVRNRVLLADGWIPASSAISCGVTRQAGEALKLSFQNLLSLLHELGHALQHAWPKTGAVNVAGLEGVPPEASETVSLFLEKGAFTVDIPALIGRPCMEEAIQTARTVNMMTQRMTAPSRAQSARLALAVATGDQETYGQLWHGASEGHPGAISDFVDNMIEIALDESFPGPWRYVLGGIESASAVSVRVGAAALMATDRTPLFDVPAYFAFYGATHRPADYSSK from the coding sequence TTGGCCACGGCTTATGGGTTGGACCCCTTTGCGCTTCCGGACAGGCAAACCATCGCGGAACGAATGCGGCAACTCTATGCGCTCCGTGACGTCAGGACAGGATCCCGCATCGGTTCCGACAGTGAAATAGCTGACGTCCTTGCCATCAATAACGTGGTTGAGTCCTGGTTCCTTGCCATGCGGGAAGTCCAGCGGGACGCAGACCTTGCCGAACTGCAGGACGTCAGGGATCTGTTCTATTCGAATGCCAAAGATGATCTGGCGTTTATTCATTGGTTGGACAGGGCAGCTCCGGTAACTCCGACGATGGATGCTGCGCGTAGGACGTTACGGGATCAGCTCCAGCAAAAGATGGTCAACGACGCCGCTTCACCGGCTTCCAGCCCCCGCCGGACAGCTGCCATCATCGCGGAAATCCGTAATCAGCAACGGAAACTGGTGACTTCGCTGGTCTCAGGGAGTGGCGCGGATGATCCCTCCGTAACTTACCGGCAGCTCCTGGCCACGCTGGATTCCAGCCTGACCAGGAAACGGTTGGTGGAGGCGTGGAGCCGGATTGCACGTGAGCATGCCGGGGATCTCCAGCGCGCCCTGAAGACAGATCGTCACCAGACCAAGCTTCCAGACCTGCAACTTCGCGAGGTCTTGGCCCAATTCCACGAGGCTGCGCTTCAAGACGTTGAACATCTCCGCGCCGGCGTTGGGCCTTCGGCTGATTTATACGCAGACGTGCCCTATGTACTGCAGCAGAAAATCCGCGGCGTAAGGTCCAGCCTTTTCTCCGTAGAAGAGGCGTTTCGGATCGCCCAGCACATTGTGGCGGTGACGGCCGGTGTCTCCCTGACAGTTGAGCCCGCCGGCTCGGATGTCTGGTTTGCCTCCCTTTCCACGGCGGCAATGCCGCTTGCCCGGATCAGGGTGGAGTTCGCAGGCACGTCGCGTAGGTTCAGGCAGAACTATACGCAGCCGGTGCGAAACCGCGTGCTTCTTGCCGATGGTTGGATTCCAGCCAGTTCTGCTATTTCCTGTGGTGTGACGCGTCAGGCAGGCGAGGCATTGAAGTTGTCGTTTCAGAACCTCCTGAGCTTGCTCCATGAACTGGGGCATGCGTTGCAGCACGCTTGGCCGAAGACGGGGGCGGTGAACGTCGCAGGTTTGGAAGGAGTGCCTCCGGAGGCCAGCGAGACTGTCAGCCTCTTCCTGGAGAAGGGGGCTTTCACCGTCGATATTCCGGCGTTGATTGGCCGGCCTTGCATGGAAGAAGCCATCCAAACGGCGCGCACCGTGAATATGATGACACAACGAATGACCGCACCTTCCAGGGCTCAATCGGCCCGGCTGGCCTTGGCAGTTGCCACTGGGGATCAGGAAACCTATGGGCAGTTATGGCACGGCGCCTCGGAGGGTCATCCCGGGGCTATCAGTGATTTCGTGGATAACATGATTGAAATTGCCCTGGATGAGTCTTTCCCAGGTCCTTGGCGTTATGTTCTCGGGGGCATTGAGTCGGCATCAGCCGTCAGTGTCCGCGTCGGAGCAGCCGCCCTCATGGCCACTGATCGAACGCCCTTATTCGATGTCCCCGCGTATTTCGCCTTTTATGGGGCAACCCACCGGCCAGCCGATTACAGTTCAAAGTGA